The genome window GAGGGCCACATCGATCAAGTCATACAAGTAGTCAATGCTTTCCAAGTACTCATCGTTGGTTTCTGTGTCGCCATTCCAAAATTCACCAAAGACGTAGAAATCTTCTCCATATTTTTTAGTGATATTGTGGATGAAATTCTTCATAAAGAAGGAGTCGATGTGCTTGACGGCATCCAGACGGAAGCCCTCAACCCCTGTCGTTTCGATAAACCATTCAGCCCATTGGTCGAGATTTTCTACAACTTCGGGATGTTTGAAATCGATATCGGCGTACATGAGGTAATCGTAGTTTCCGTTTTCCTTGTCAACCAGATCTCCATGGGCCCAACCTTTGTTGTCCCCTTGGATTTGGTAGATCCCACTTTTATTACGTGAAGCATCGTAGTCCGTACCGGTGAAATGGTACCAATGCCAGTGGAAGTCATTATAGGTGCCATTTCGGCCATCAAAGGTGAATTTAGTCCATCCTTGAATGGTGAAGGGCTCAGTGAGAACCTTGTTTCGATCCATGGGATCGACCTCGACGACCTCAAATTCCTCTAAGCCATCGGCAGCAGCCTTATGGTTGAGAACGACATCGGCCATTGGTTGAATCCCAGCATCTTTGAGGGCTTGAATGGCTTGAAGATAATCGTCTTTGAAACCATATTTGGTGCGAACCGTTCCTTTTTGATCGAACTCGCCCAAATCAAAGAGGTCATAGACTCCGTACCCAACGTCATTGTTAGAAGTAGCTTTAAAAGCAGGCGGCATCCAGACTTTACGAATACCCAAGTCTGCTAAGTGTTGCGCATCTTCAGCAAGACGCGTCCAGTGGTTCCCATCAGCGGGCAAATACCACTCAAAATATTGCATTAAGGTTTGATTTTCCATTTTTATTTCTTCTTTCATGTGAATGTCCCTATTTTACCAAAAATAGTTGGATGCGACAAACTTTTGCGCTGGAAGCAAGCCATTTCTAGAAAAGAAATCGCATACATGAAAGAAATGAAGTGAGAATATAACATAATAGAGTCGGGTTCCGCTAGGACTGACTTTGAAAATGGTGAAAGGAGACCATTTTATGAAAAAAACAACTCTTGTTTCTCTACTCGTTGCAGGTTTACTGATTAGTCCTGCTGTACTCGCCCAGCATGTGCAAGCAGACCAAGTAAGTAGCACAACTACTGAGGAGACGGTGACTCCTTCTACGGCAAGTCCTGAAGTTACTGAAACAGTGACCTCAACACAAGGAGACAACAAAGAAACCGTACAGCCTGCAAAAGTGGAAGAGGTTTCAGAATCTAACCGACCAACCACTCAGACGACTGAGCTACATGAAGAACCTGCGTCAAGTCCAGCGGTAGTGAGCGCCCCAACTGTTGAGCCCACTCTAGCCAATCAGCCAAGCCCTGTGCCTGCGACGCCTTCTGTTCGTAGTCAAGAGGTGAGCGAAACTCCAAAAGTAACCCAAGGAGACTTGGCTGAAATTACTGGTGCAACTGTAACCGACCAGGATCGTGAAAAAGAAGTCACAGTGACGGAAGCAGTCAATCAACTATTGAACTGGGCTTCAACCAAGGAAAATCAAGTCGGATCTACTGATAAAGACCGATTAGCTTTTGCCAAGAGCCTAGGGATGGTCAAGGAAGGAGTGGAGGGATCTGCTCCAGTTACTAATCTCACTTCAATGGTTGATGTAGCCAAACAGCTTCGTGCCGCTTACCGCGCAGACAAGAAGTCACCTCTCTTTTTGAATGGCAAAGCACAACCTATTTTCCCATTTACGCCAGGAGACGATCCGGAGCATTACTCCTATGACAAGAGTGACATCGTCCGCTATATTGTCTATGTGGAAACCGATTATGATACGGATGGAGACGGCAAGCCTGACTTGGTCAAGACCTTTGTGCAGGTGCCAAAAGCTGCTGTCAATGGGGACTATAAAGCTGCGACCATCTTTGAAGCCAGCCCTTATGTAACAGGAACGACAGAAGAGCGTACCTTAGAGGGAATTGGTCTCAAAGAAGGTGGAAACTTCGATATGGCCAAGCTCTATGAAAAACCTGCCAAACGCCAAGCAACCAAGACTGTTACGACAGAAGAAGTAGCCAAAGCGACTGATCCAAAAGATTGGTACTACGTCAATCCGCGTGAAAGCTCTGAAGATTATACGCATTATGATTACGAAAATCTCAACTGGTACAATTATTTCTTAGTTCGTGGTTATGCAGTGGTGACCAGCAGTGGTTTGGGCTCAAAAGGATCAGACGGGATCAATACGACCGGCTCTGACCTTGAAGTCGCAGCTTATAAAAATATTGTTGAGTGGCTCAATGGCAAACGCAAAGCTTACTCAGATAAGACTAGCAACCAGGAAGTCAAGGCGGACTGGTCCAACGGAAACGTCGCCATGACTGGTTTGTCTTGGGCAGGTACGACAACATTTGGTGTAGCTTCTACTGGGGTAGAAGGCCTCAAGACCATTGTGCCAGCTGCAGGGATTGCTAGTTGGTATGACCATTTCAACAGCCAAGGATCTCCTCTTGATACCGGAGCTTCCAATGACCTATCTTGGCTATCTGTCTATACCTCAGGCCGAATCCTTGATAAGGAAGATTGGGACAAGATCAAGGATTATTATGCAGCCTATATCACCAAGCTCAATGAGCTCCAACACAAGGATGGTCATAATTACAACGAAGAATATGCTAAACGCGACTACACGCTCAATGCAGCCAATCTGAAAGCGGCCCCTCTCATTATCCAAGGGCTCAATGATGACAATGTCAAACCCAAACATTTTGAACTCATGTTAGAAGCCTATAAAAAGGCGGGGATTGATCCCAAGGTCTTGCTCCACCAGGGCAATCACATCTATCCATCTACTCGTTGGTCAGGGACAGAAGTCGCAGGCCAAGCCTTTAATGACCTGATGAATCTCTGGTATAGCCATTACCTCTACGGTATTGAAAATGGGATTGAAAACCTTCCACAAGTAACAGCTCAGGACAATCTAGATCCAAGTAAATGGCGTCGTTTTGATAAATGGGATACCAATAATGCCATCTCTGCTCGAATCTACTCAAAACGGGAGGATGTGACAGTAACCGGTGATTACTATGGTACGGGAAATAACTGGACTACACGTAACCAAGATGCGGCCTTCCATTCCTCAGAAGTAGCGGCTTCCTATGCAGCACCTGTCGACCAAGATGTCACCATCAAAGGGCATATTCCTGTGCATTTTAGCGCTGCTTTTGTCAAGGGAGACAAAAACCATGCCCATGTCAGTGCGACCTTGATGGATGTCTCAGACGAAGACTTTGATGTGGTCAAAGAAGAAATCACCTATGACAAAGACGGTTACAGCACACGCACATTGGACAAGGAAACGATCGACGAGACAGGCTACTGGAATGGTAGCAACCTTGAAACCTTACCTCTCAAACGTTACAAGACCCACAAGGTTAAGAGTGTGGTGATTGCGCGTGGTTGGATGAATCTGGCCAATCCAGCATCTCGCTATGACTCAGCAAGTTCTAGTCATTCTATTGATCTGAAAGAAAATGAATATCATGATTACACCATGTATCTGCAACCAAATCTCTATACAGTGAAAAAAGGCCATCGACTGGTTTTGAGTTTGCACACCTATGATCCGGATTATATTTATTTTGCAGATCCTTATGAAGTGACCTTCAAGACAGATTCTATTTCTGCAACGATTCCAATCGTTGAAGACAGTCGGTCTCTCTTGTTCCGTTATCAACCAAGTGAAAAAGATACAGAGTATGCGTCATTGGCAGATCGGATCTTGCCAATTGCAACCATTCAACCAAAAGTAGATCCTGAACAAGACCCAAGTCCAGTAGATCAAGCAGAAAAACCAATTGTTCCAAGTAATCTAATGACTCCAACCAATCCAGCTATTTCTGAAATTCCTCAAAAACCAAGCCACGGTCGGGATCTGATGGACTTCCGTAAGGAACAAAAAGAAGAAACTGCACAAGAATTGGCTCAAAGAGCTGATAAAGATAAGATAGAAGTGACAAGCCAACCAAGCCTTCCAAAAACAGGTCAAGCAACAAGCCCTTGGACCCTCTTTGGCTTCCTAGGACTCATGCTCACCAGCCTCTTGTCACTTGGCAAAGCTCACAAAGATGAATAATAGAAAAGAAGGATGGAGAGAAAGTGAAAACCACCAATAGAGAGAGCATCGAAACGATTTTTACCGAAGCCTTGGCGATTCCAAGCTTCACCAATACTGAGACCGAACAAGGAATCGAAGCCTACCTGGATCAACGGATTGGACAGATCCCCTATTTCAAGGAACATCCGGACTATTTTGGACGCTATCAGGTGCCACAGGATCACTTGCATCGATCGGTCAATTGGGCCTTGGTTGATAAGGGCAAGAAAAAAACAGTAATCCTTTTCCATCACCATGATACAGTCGATCTAGAAGACTATGGAAATTTGGCAGAAATCGCGCTCGATTCTGATCAAGTAGCAGAAGCCTTGAAAACACTGGATAGGCGGCAAGATATGCAGGAAGATTTAGCTTCTGGGGATTGGAAATTTGGCAGAGGGTCTTGCGATATGAAAGCAGCCCTAGCCCTTCAATTGGGGGTTCTGGAAGCCTATGCGGCAGATCCCTCAGGAGGCCAGGTCAATCTGCTCTATCTCTCTGTTGGAGACGAGGAATCTTATTCACGTGGGATGCGTGGAGCCTTGGGCCTCCTCACAGATTTGCAGGAAAAGTTTGATCTGAATTATGTATTAGCAGTGGATTCAGAACCCTTTGAATCGGAAGTAGGAAAAGAAAAGGTCCTTCACATTGGCACAGTCGGCAAACTCATGCCAGTCGTTGTGGCGCAAGGCGTCTTGTCCCATATGAAGGAGCCCCTTAAAGGGATCAATGCCTTGTCCCTCTTAGTAGCCATCGCAAGCCAGCTAGATCTTCATCCCGATCTGGCAGATCAAGCCTTGGGAGAAACGTCTCCCCTTCCTTCTTGGTCCTATCTCAGAGATTTGAAGGAGCAGTACGATGTATCGACCGTGCTCTATGCGGCTGGTTATTTCAGTGTATTGCATTTGAAGAAAACACCGCAAGAGCTCTTGCAACGTATCTATGAGCTTAGTCAGGAGGCCTTGGACACCTTTTACAAGAAGTATGAGCACTTGCAGGATCAGGCTGGCCAAGAACATGTTATTGCAAAGCCAAGAGTCATCACCTATCAAGAACTAGAGGAACGTTGCCAAGCCTTAGAGGGTTATGAAGCCTTTAGAGAAGCTTCTAATAAAAAAGCGGAGCAAGATTTTCGTAATGGGACCAGCTACCAGAGCCTTGCGATTCAGCAAATCCAGCGACTCCTTGAGTTTCTCGGAGATAAGGATCCTATGGTGGTCATCGGTTTTGCGCCCCCATATTATCCTTCTATGAATTGCCGCTTTTTAGACAATACCGATTTCAATATCGTGTCCCTCATCACTGATTACCGCGAGTATCTGGACACAAGAGGTTACCTCTTAAAAGTCGAAGAATACTTTATGGGGATTAACGACACCAGTTATTGTGCCTTGGAAAAGGATGTGGCTTCTTATCAAGTCGTCCTAGATAGCCTAGCCACACCAGCTCAGGTCTATGATCTGGATCTGGAAAAAATTGCCCAAATTCAGGTTCAAGCGGTCAATCTAGGCCCTTGGGGCAAAGAATTGCACAAGCGAGGAGAGCGGGTCTACAAAGAAGACTTCTTGGAAACCATTCCAAACTATCTACTAGAATTGCTCTACCATTTCGATGATCGCTTATCAACAGAATAAGTAAAAACGGTCCCTGTGAGGATCAAAAAGGGAGTTAGCATGATTACATTTCACGGAGTTACCAAAGATTACGATGGGCACATTGCCCTCAACCACTTGGATCTGACAATCGAGGATGGGCAAATTGTCGGCCTGATTGGCCACAACGGAGCTGGAAAGTCAACGACGATTAAGAGCCTGGTCAGTGTCATCACCCCAACCACTGGATCCATTGAAGTGGATGGTCAGGACCTCTATAGCCATCGGTTGGCGATCAAAAAGAAGATCGGTTATGTGGCAGATTCGCCAGATCTTTTCTTGCGTCTCACAGCCAATGAATTCTGGGAGTTGGTTGCGACCTCTTATGATATGAGTCAGAAAGACTGTGACCAACGTTTAGAGGAGCTTCTTAGGATCTTTGATTTTCAGAGCCACCGCTATGAAGTGATTGAATCCTTTTCACATGGGATGCGTCAGAAGGTCTTCGTCATTGCAGCCCTCTTGTCAGATCCAGATATCTGGGTTTTGGACGAACCGATGACCGGTTTGGATCCACAGGCTTCTTACGATTTAAAACAAATGATGCGCCAGCATGCGGATCGGGGCAAGACGGTTATTTTCTCTACCCACGTCTTAGAAGTGGCCGAACAACTCTGTGATAAAATCGCTATTCTCAAAAAAGGAAATCTCATTTTCTATGGGACGATCGAGGAATTGAAGGGACAGCACCCCGAACAAAGTCTGGAAAGTATCTATCTCAGCCTAGCGGGTCGGAAGGAAGAAGGTGGCGATCATGCGTCTTAAGATTATCCAGCAACTGGTCAATGTTAATATGATCTATGCTAGTCAGCCGGCCCAGATCGCAAAATTACGTACCAAACAGGCCAAAAAACCGGACGTCAAACTCGATGTCGCCCGTAAATCAGTGCTCAACTACCTCTTATTAGGATTGGTCTATTTCGTCATATTTGGCTTGCTTTTTAGCATCTATGATTTTGTCCATCAACCAGCCTTCTTTGTCAATATGGTGGCCCTCTTTTCCTTGATGACCATTTCCCAAGGATTTATGAGCTTTTACAATGTCTTTTATGAAAGCAAGGACCTCCAGTTTTACCGGCCCTATGCCTTCTCAGATGCGGAAGTCATTGCTGGAAAGAGTATCTCGGTCATCCTGACCCTTCTCATGGCTATCCTTCCCTTGGTCAGCTATTTTTTGATCCTGCCTGTCCAAGCAGGC of Streptococcus sp. S5 contains these proteins:
- a CDS encoding alpha-amylase; the encoded protein is MKEEIKMENQTLMQYFEWYLPADGNHWTRLAEDAQHLADLGIRKVWMPPAFKATSNNDVGYGVYDLFDLGEFDQKGTVRTKYGFKDDYLQAIQALKDAGIQPMADVVLNHKAAADGLEEFEVVEVDPMDRNKVLTEPFTIQGWTKFTFDGRNGTYNDFHWHWYHFTGTDYDASRNKSGIYQIQGDNKGWAHGDLVDKENGNYDYLMYADIDFKHPEVVENLDQWAEWFIETTGVEGFRLDAVKHIDSFFMKNFIHNITKKYGEDFYVFGEFWNGDTETNDEYLESIDYLYDLIDVALHQNLFRASQEGENFDLRTIFDGTLALNHPEEAVTFVDNHDTQRGQALESTIEEWFKPAAYALILLREAGLPCVFYGDYYGIEGKFAQESFQEVLDRLLWVRKDLAYGEQTDYFDDPNCIGWTRSGTEESAPIACLVSNNQATTKVMEIGSSYAGLTYYDVLENCSETVQVQEDGTAEFPVAERSVSVWVAQDTEGQ
- a CDS encoding M20/M25/M40 family metallo-hydrolase; translated protein: MKTTNRESIETIFTEALAIPSFTNTETEQGIEAYLDQRIGQIPYFKEHPDYFGRYQVPQDHLHRSVNWALVDKGKKKTVILFHHHDTVDLEDYGNLAEIALDSDQVAEALKTLDRRQDMQEDLASGDWKFGRGSCDMKAALALQLGVLEAYAADPSGGQVNLLYLSVGDEESYSRGMRGALGLLTDLQEKFDLNYVLAVDSEPFESEVGKEKVLHIGTVGKLMPVVVAQGVLSHMKEPLKGINALSLLVAIASQLDLHPDLADQALGETSPLPSWSYLRDLKEQYDVSTVLYAAGYFSVLHLKKTPQELLQRIYELSQEALDTFYKKYEHLQDQAGQEHVIAKPRVITYQELEERCQALEGYEAFREASNKKAEQDFRNGTSYQSLAIQQIQRLLEFLGDKDPMVVIGFAPPYYPSMNCRFLDNTDFNIVSLITDYREYLDTRGYLLKVEEYFMGINDTSYCALEKDVASYQVVLDSLATPAQVYDLDLEKIAQIQVQAVNLGPWGKELHKRGERVYKEDFLETIPNYLLELLYHFDDRLSTE
- a CDS encoding ABC transporter ATP-binding protein, which codes for MITFHGVTKDYDGHIALNHLDLTIEDGQIVGLIGHNGAGKSTTIKSLVSVITPTTGSIEVDGQDLYSHRLAIKKKIGYVADSPDLFLRLTANEFWELVATSYDMSQKDCDQRLEELLRIFDFQSHRYEVIESFSHGMRQKVFVIAALLSDPDIWVLDEPMTGLDPQASYDLKQMMRQHADRGKTVIFSTHVLEVAEQLCDKIAILKKGNLIFYGTIEELKGQHPEQSLESIYLSLAGRKEEGGDHAS
- a CDS encoding CocE/NonD family hydrolase; the protein is MKKTTLVSLLVAGLLISPAVLAQHVQADQVSSTTTEETVTPSTASPEVTETVTSTQGDNKETVQPAKVEEVSESNRPTTQTTELHEEPASSPAVVSAPTVEPTLANQPSPVPATPSVRSQEVSETPKVTQGDLAEITGATVTDQDREKEVTVTEAVNQLLNWASTKENQVGSTDKDRLAFAKSLGMVKEGVEGSAPVTNLTSMVDVAKQLRAAYRADKKSPLFLNGKAQPIFPFTPGDDPEHYSYDKSDIVRYIVYVETDYDTDGDGKPDLVKTFVQVPKAAVNGDYKAATIFEASPYVTGTTEERTLEGIGLKEGGNFDMAKLYEKPAKRQATKTVTTEEVAKATDPKDWYYVNPRESSEDYTHYDYENLNWYNYFLVRGYAVVTSSGLGSKGSDGINTTGSDLEVAAYKNIVEWLNGKRKAYSDKTSNQEVKADWSNGNVAMTGLSWAGTTTFGVASTGVEGLKTIVPAAGIASWYDHFNSQGSPLDTGASNDLSWLSVYTSGRILDKEDWDKIKDYYAAYITKLNELQHKDGHNYNEEYAKRDYTLNAANLKAAPLIIQGLNDDNVKPKHFELMLEAYKKAGIDPKVLLHQGNHIYPSTRWSGTEVAGQAFNDLMNLWYSHYLYGIENGIENLPQVTAQDNLDPSKWRRFDKWDTNNAISARIYSKREDVTVTGDYYGTGNNWTTRNQDAAFHSSEVAASYAAPVDQDVTIKGHIPVHFSAAFVKGDKNHAHVSATLMDVSDEDFDVVKEEITYDKDGYSTRTLDKETIDETGYWNGSNLETLPLKRYKTHKVKSVVIARGWMNLANPASRYDSASSSHSIDLKENEYHDYTMYLQPNLYTVKKGHRLVLSLHTYDPDYIYFADPYEVTFKTDSISATIPIVEDSRSLLFRYQPSEKDTEYASLADRILPIATIQPKVDPEQDPSPVDQAEKPIVPSNLMTPTNPAISEIPQKPSHGRDLMDFRKEQKEETAQELAQRADKDKIEVTSQPSLPKTGQATSPWTLFGFLGLMLTSLLSLGKAHKDE